The Salvia miltiorrhiza cultivar Shanhuang (shh) chromosome 1, IMPLAD_Smil_shh, whole genome shotgun sequence genome has a window encoding:
- the LOC131006435 gene encoding uncharacterized protein LOC131006435, translated as MEESDGRKQRRKRTGGRGGGGPVAAEESGAGSRGHGAREGRGEQQRGVGRAAAQGGASSGAGRQRREAGRPRRGAGRAAAQGAERRGAERGGQQRRAQSGAGRSEAGRGGASRGAVETAAIE; from the coding sequence ATGGAGGAATCCGACGGACGCAAGCAGCGGAGGAAGAGGACCGGTGGCCGCGGAGGAGGAGGACCGGTGGCGGCGGAGGAATCCGGCGCTGGCAGCAGAGGACACGGCGCCAGGGAGGGGCGGGGCGAGCAGCAGCGCGGCGTGGGACGGGCAGCGGCGCAGGGCGGGGCGAGCAGCGGCGCAGGGCGGCAGCGGCGCGAGGCGGGGCGACCACGGCGAGGCGCGGGGCGGGCAGCAGCGCAGGGCGCGGAGCGGCGCGGGGCGGAGCGAGGCGGGCAGCAGCGCAGGGCGCAGAGCGGCGCGGGGCGGAGCGAGGCGGGGCGAGGCGGGGCGAGCAGGGGCGCGGTGGAAACGGCGGCGATAGAGTGa